In Fluviicola sp., the sequence GGTTTCCGCATATCCCGAATACGCTTTGATGCGCTTCATGGTTCCGCTTTTTGCATGTATTTTCCCTTCTGCAGGCTGATTCTTGCAAACGGAAGAAAGTGTTCCGGAAACTCCTGCAACCGGTAAAGTGGCATAAAATGCATCGAATTCTTTGGCGGTCGACATGTATTTCAGCATTTCACAGAAATGGTTGGCCGAAATGGCATTACTGCGTGACAAACCGGAACCGTCTGTGATATACAACCCGATGGTATTGATCTTTCCCGACCAATAGTTCATCATCCTGGAAATGCTGTTGTCTACCGAGCCGTTTCCGGAAGTTCCGTAACCGATCCAGCACAACACTTCCTCCGCAAAAAGGTTCACGGATTTCATATTTGTCCACCAGGCAATGGAATTCAGGGTTTTTCCCTTGTAGGTAAAGAACAGTTTCATAGCAGCATAGCGCGTACTTGCCGAAACGATGGTTAAATTCCGTGCTGAAAGAGCCGTTTCCTTTACTTCCACTCCTTTTGCTTTCAAAACGCGTGTAAATTCCTGGGAAAAAGTCAATTCCGGGTCGGGCAAACTTCCTTTCACGGTAAATCTTCCCAAACCTGCGCCCAAAGTCCCTGTTCCGAAGCGGTCCATGGAATACGGAGCTCCGTAGATGTAAGAGTTATCTCCCGAACCGCCTGTCTGGATGTAATTCACATATTTCAATCCTTCAACGGACGGAGTTGTTCCTAAAAAAGTGGTTTTCGTACCGCTTTTGGCCCCTACCTGGAAATGGTAACGCAACATGTTGTCGTAGATCGGAAGCCCGGAAGCCCCAGCTCCGTAATAATTCCCCATATCACCCCAATTCCAGCCGTCTGGAGCACCTTCATAGCCAAATTCGGAAGCATCTGCCACCACAGCACCGTTGATTTTTTTGATTCCCAGTTTCACAAGCGTGTCCACCCATTTTTCCATGAATTCGGATTCTCTTCCATCGCCATTGTAATAGCGACTTCCAAGTGCAACGTCTCCTCCGCCCCTGATCCATAAATTCCCGTTGAGCACTCCATCTTTTGTCAGTTCACCATCCAGGTAAATACGTGTTTGCGGTGCATAGTTTTTTCCCAATAACTGAAATGCGGTTGCTGTTGAAAACAACTTGGTGGTAGAAGCCGGAGGTAAAGCCAGTGAAGGATTTTTAGCTGCCAGCACCTGCCCCGTAGCACAATCCATCGCCTCAAAACTGATGGATGCATTCGCGAAATAAGCGTTGGAAGAAAAAGCATCGATTGCCGCCTGGATAGATTGTTGGGAAAAACTGAAACTCCCCGCAAAAAGAACACTAAATCCGACAGAAACAATGCGTGATATCAACTTGAAATGAATCATAACGTAAAGTTCTGGTTTATCGGCTTGCAAATTTTCTGCCACTTAAAAACTTTTGAACACTTCAATCAGGAAAGTTTCCATTTGGCGGGTTCCAATTAACATTTTACAAAACATTTAGTTGGATTATCCGTACCTTTGGAAAGGTTCAATAAATTACAAGAGTCAAACAAAGTTTAAGGAGTCCCAAACGGATAAAGGCACTCAAACCTGGTTGAATTTTAAAACCATTGAACTTTTGAACTATTTAAACTGTGGATAATCAATGCCAAAAGTGCTGCGAATCATTAATCGATTCAATATTGGTGGACCAACTTACAACGCTGCTTTCTTGACGAAATTCATTTCTGAGGACTATGAAACCTTATTGGTAGGCGGTCTGCCGGAGAAAGACGAATCGGATTCCCTGCATATTTTGGAAGATTATGGTGTAAAGCCCCTGTTAATTCCGGAAATGAAGCGCATTCCGAATTTAAAATCAGACCGGGAAGCGTATCGGAAAATCAAACAGATCATCGAAGAATTCCAGCCGGACATTGTGCATACACATGCTGCAAAAGCAGGAGCACTGGGCAGAAGGGCAGCAAAAGCAGCCGGCGTTCCGGTAATCGTGCATACTTTTCACGGACATGTTTTCCATTCTTACTTCGGGAAGGCAAAAACCTGGCTGTATAAACTCATCGAACGCAGGCTTGCGAAACTTTCCACCGGGATTATTGCCATCAGTCCACTTCAAAAAGAAGAACTGAGCAGCATTCACGGGATTTGCAAAGCGGATAAGATCAAAGTTATCCCGCTTGGGTTCGACCTGCTGAAGTTCCGGGAAAACCTGGCTGAAAAACGAATGGAAACGCGCCGGAAATGGAAACTGAACGAAGATGAAGTCGCCGTGGCGATTGTAGGGAGACTGGCACCGATCAAAAACCATCAGTTATTCCTGGATGTGATTGAAATATTAGCTGAAAAGGGCGTGAAAGCGCGTTATTTTATTGTAGGCGACGGTCAGGAAAAAACAACCATTGAACAACGGGCAAAGCAACTGGAAACCAACTATGGTTTACGGATTGAATTAACGAGTTGGATAAAAGACATTGCCACATTCAATGCCGGAATGGATATTATCTGCCTGAGTTCGGATAATGAAGGCACACCTGTGAGCTTAATTGAGGCCCAGGCAAGCGGAGTTCCGGTCATATCAACGGATGTGGGCGGAGTAAAAGACATCCTGGATGAAGGAAATACCGGCTTTGTTGTTCCCAAAAAAGATGCCGCAGCATTTGCCGGAAAACTCCGCTTATTGATCGAAAACAAAGAAATTCGCACGAAAATGTCACAAAATGGCTGGAACTTCGTAAGAGATAAATTCCATTATACTACTTTGGTAAAAAACATGGAGAATTATTATGCTGAACTCATTGAAAAGACTCGTAAAAATGCGAAATAAAGGGGTATTATTTTTCTTCCTGACCGCTTTGTTCCTGGTGCAATCCTGCGGGATCAACAGCAACCTCATGTTCCGTACTCCCAAAGGAGTGAAGGAAGTAAAAGACAGCATTCCGTTAAAACCGGCTGCGGAATACAAAATTTCCCGTGATGATAAATTCACGTTCATGCTTTATACCAATGAAGGAGAACGGATTGTGAACGAAATGGCCGGAATGAACAAGGATGCCGTTGCAAAAACAGAGATTGAATATGTGGTAAGGCCCGACGGAAGAGCAGACCTGCCTATTCTGGGATCAACACCGGTTGCCGGATTGACCGTCAAGGAATGCGAAGACACACTTGCCAAACTGTTCGAACAGAAAAACGGGTACAACAAACCTTTCGTACAGGTAAAACTCACCAATCAGCGGGTGATCGTATTTCCCGGAAACGGAAGTGCTGCGAAAGTTGTCCCGCTCCAAAATAACAATACCACGCTTATGGAAGCCATCGCCCTGGCAGGTGGGATCGCCGAACGCGGAAAGGCCAGCAAGATCAAAATCATGCGAGTGGTAAACAATGTTCGCACCATGTACGTTGTCGACCTGTCGAAAATAGAAAACCTGCAGTACGCCGATATGATTATCCAGGCCAATGATTATATTTATATTGAGCCGAAAGAGCAAGTGGGACAGGAAACGATCAAAGTGGTAGCACCGATTGTTTCGTTAATTACCAGCGGACTTGTCATCATTACCGTATTCTCAACACTGAAATAACGTGAATTCTTCAAACTCATCCATATTTATCAATAAAGATTACAATCCGATCATTGTGAGCGTAATCCTTCGCCGCTATTGGTGGTGGGTTTTACTGTTGATCTTTTTGTTCCTGGGCATTGCATTCTTTTATTTGAGGTATACCAAGCCGGTCTACGATTCCAGTATGATCATACAACTGGTTGAAAAAGACCAGGGAAAAGAGTTGCTCGAACTCGACAACATCAATAAAAACGAGGACATTTCCTCTGAAATAGAACTTCTTCGGTCTCAATTGCTTTTCGAGATGGCTATTTCGAAAATGAACATGAATGTGTCGATCTTTGCCGAAGGGAAAATTCTTACCGAAGAAAAATACCATCAAAGTACCTTCACAATACTTCCATATGCGCTTCGCGACAGCAGTTTGTGTGACATTCCGATTGAAGTGGAAACACTGGATAATCACCGGGTGAAACTGAGTTATACCGCAAATGGCAAAATGTATTCGAAAACTTCAGATGTGAATCAGAACATTCACACGCAGCATTTTGACATTGCATTCAAAGTGGAGAATTGGGATGTACTCAAACAGGACGATGAGGCAAACCGTCTTTACTTTACATTCAACAACCAAAAAACGCTGGCTTCACGTCTGATCGCAAACCTGGCGGTAAATCCGATTGATGTGAATGCGAAAACGATCGAATTGCGCTACAACGGAAATAACCCCGAATTGTGTAAAGACATTATCCAGTCCGTAACTACTACTTTCTTCAATTACGACGAAGAAATGAAGCGAAAAAGTGCGGATAATATTCTTTCGTTCATTCAGCTGCAACTGGATTCCATTTCCGGAGAACTGAAAGATTCGAAAGACAGCCTGACGGATTTCCAGCGAAAAACACACCTCGCGGATCCTGAAGCGACCGGTGGTACCCTTTCTGATAACATGGACAAATTCCAGGATATGCTTTTCGAACTGGAAAATGAACTGGCTACTTTAAAAATAGTCCATTCGAAGTTGAAATCGGAACCGAACCGGCTGGATATTTACCGCCTGATCCCGGAAATGCTCGGTAAAAGCTTTGAGGCATCATTGACCAAGCAGATCACAGACCTGAATACCTTACTGGAGCGGAAAGAAGAATTGCTGACAAATGTTACGGAGAACAATTCGGAACTGAAAAACCTGAATTCGCGCATCCAGTCCAAAGTGCAATCCATCCGCCGAAGCGTCGAAGTAATCCAGGAACGTATTCGCTCACAAATCACTACCATCAACGGGAAAATCGGGGTGATCGAAGGAGAATACCTGAAA encodes:
- the dacB gene encoding D-alanyl-D-alanine carboxypeptidase/D-alanyl-D-alanine-endopeptidase produces the protein MIHFKLISRIVSVGFSVLFAGSFSFSQQSIQAAIDAFSSNAYFANASISFEAMDCATGQVLAAKNPSLALPPASTTKLFSTATAFQLLGKNYAPQTRIYLDGELTKDGVLNGNLWIRGGGDVALGSRYYNGDGRESEFMEKWVDTLVKLGIKKINGAVVADASEFGYEGAPDGWNWGDMGNYYGAGASGLPIYDNMLRYHFQVGAKSGTKTTFLGTTPSVEGLKYVNYIQTGGSGDNSYIYGAPYSMDRFGTGTLGAGLGRFTVKGSLPDPELTFSQEFTRVLKAKGVEVKETALSARNLTIVSASTRYAAMKLFFTYKGKTLNSIAWWTNMKSVNLFAEEVLCWIGYGTSGNGSVDNSISRMMNYWSGKINTIGLYITDGSGLSRSNAISANHFCEMLKYMSTAKEFDAFYATLPVAGVSGTLSSVCKNQPAEGKIHAKSGTMKRIKAYSGYAETKSGKKICFSLIINNFNCSSEYTVEQMEKVFNAIVLSE
- a CDS encoding glycosyltransferase; the protein is MPKVLRIINRFNIGGPTYNAAFLTKFISEDYETLLVGGLPEKDESDSLHILEDYGVKPLLIPEMKRIPNLKSDREAYRKIKQIIEEFQPDIVHTHAAKAGALGRRAAKAAGVPVIVHTFHGHVFHSYFGKAKTWLYKLIERRLAKLSTGIIAISPLQKEELSSIHGICKADKIKVIPLGFDLLKFRENLAEKRMETRRKWKLNEDEVAVAIVGRLAPIKNHQLFLDVIEILAEKGVKARYFIVGDGQEKTTIEQRAKQLETNYGLRIELTSWIKDIATFNAGMDIICLSSDNEGTPVSLIEAQASGVPVISTDVGGVKDILDEGNTGFVVPKKDAAAFAGKLRLLIENKEIRTKMSQNGWNFVRDKFHYTTLVKNMENYYAELIEKTRKNAK
- a CDS encoding polysaccharide biosynthesis/export family protein gives rise to the protein MRNKGVLFFFLTALFLVQSCGINSNLMFRTPKGVKEVKDSIPLKPAAEYKISRDDKFTFMLYTNEGERIVNEMAGMNKDAVAKTEIEYVVRPDGRADLPILGSTPVAGLTVKECEDTLAKLFEQKNGYNKPFVQVKLTNQRVIVFPGNGSAAKVVPLQNNNTTLMEAIALAGGIAERGKASKIKIMRVVNNVRTMYVVDLSKIENLQYADMIIQANDYIYIEPKEQVGQETIKVVAPIVSLITSGLVIITVFSTLK
- a CDS encoding polysaccharide biosynthesis tyrosine autokinase produces the protein MNSSNSSIFINKDYNPIIVSVILRRYWWWVLLLIFLFLGIAFFYLRYTKPVYDSSMIIQLVEKDQGKELLELDNINKNEDISSEIELLRSQLLFEMAISKMNMNVSIFAEGKILTEEKYHQSTFTILPYALRDSSLCDIPIEVETLDNHRVKLSYTANGKMYSKTSDVNQNIHTQHFDIAFKVENWDVLKQDDEANRLYFTFNNQKTLASRLIANLAVNPIDVNAKTIELRYNGNNPELCKDIIQSVTTTFFNYDEEMKRKSADNILSFIQLQLDSISGELKDSKDSLTDFQRKTHLADPEATGGTLSDNMDKFQDMLFELENELATLKIVHSKLKSEPNRLDIYRLIPEMLGKSFEASLTKQITDLNTLLERKEELLTNVTENNSELKNLNSRIQSKVQSIRRSVEVIQERIRSQITTINGKIGVIEGEYLKLPQKKMEYNRLKSLQDLNEKYYTLLTEKKVMYSISNAGYTSSNRILNDASLNTVPVSPNRKLVYAGFTFIGFIFGFALLFFKYITFNEINTVEDLKQLLPDKITILGNIPQLRESSEFSQLMIHNNPKSILAESMRNIRTNLSFVNANARVIAISSSISGEGKTFVALNLAGIIALSGKKTIVIDLDLRKPKVHLGLNVANDKGISNLIINQATLEECIRHSEIENLDFISAGPIPPNPSELILSDSFFEILEALKSRYDVVIIDNPPVGLVTDGVQILAKADVPIYIFKAHYSKRIFAGRVRELFEMNQITHLNVILNGTKVFKGKYGYGYGYGYGYGYYDEEDKKKRKK